Proteins encoded together in one Salarchaeum sp. JOR-1 window:
- a CDS encoding ABC transporter substrate-binding protein yields the protein MDRRKFLGTAGVALGAALAGCQSYTNSNTDPDTDGTSHTVSMEPMGEVGFDGVPDTWIANNGSYADMGLALGVEEPKALWLKGRWHTNYYDEIPDVSADKSDTISLYQDGVSKERFYSLEQEHGIDVQVFDPNFLVNRFGWKQADVDEIVNGVAPVIGNSIFSQTYPWHEDYRYYTLYEAFEKVAQVFQEQERYEAFASLHDDFQSNLDFVPTTDSERPRIAILWPASESSFYPYLVGGGTSHKQWRDLNVRDALAEANVQDFLSSRGTIDYETLLEVDPDALMIRGRESMTASEFQESVVAPMKEDNTASQLTAVQNGDVYRGGPLYQGPISNLVVTQRAAEQLYDVEEMLYDPQRVSDIVTGNA from the coding sequence ATGGATCGACGGAAGTTCCTCGGAACCGCGGGTGTCGCCCTCGGCGCCGCCCTCGCCGGCTGTCAGAGCTATACTAACTCGAACACGGACCCGGATACGGACGGCACGTCCCATACTGTCTCGATGGAGCCGATGGGGGAGGTCGGCTTTGACGGCGTCCCCGACACGTGGATTGCGAACAACGGCAGCTACGCCGACATGGGGCTCGCGCTCGGCGTCGAGGAGCCGAAAGCGCTCTGGCTGAAGGGGCGCTGGCACACGAACTACTACGACGAGATTCCCGACGTCTCAGCCGACAAGAGCGACACTATCTCGCTCTATCAGGACGGCGTCTCGAAGGAGCGGTTCTACTCGCTCGAACAGGAACACGGCATCGACGTGCAGGTGTTCGACCCGAACTTCCTCGTCAACCGCTTCGGCTGGAAGCAGGCGGACGTTGATGAGATAGTGAACGGCGTCGCGCCCGTCATCGGGAACTCCATCTTCTCCCAGACCTACCCCTGGCACGAGGACTACCGGTACTACACGCTGTACGAGGCGTTCGAGAAGGTCGCGCAGGTATTCCAGGAGCAGGAGCGCTACGAGGCCTTCGCGAGCCTGCACGACGACTTCCAGTCGAACCTCGACTTCGTCCCCACCACCGACTCCGAGCGCCCGCGCATCGCCATCCTCTGGCCGGCCTCCGAGTCCTCGTTCTACCCCTACCTCGTCGGCGGCGGCACGAGCCACAAGCAGTGGCGCGACCTGAACGTCCGGGACGCGCTCGCGGAGGCGAACGTCCAGGACTTCCTCTCCAGTCGCGGCACCATCGACTACGAGACCCTGCTCGAAGTCGACCCGGACGCGCTCATGATTCGCGGCCGCGAGAGCATGACCGCCTCGGAGTTCCAGGAGTCCGTCGTCGCGCCGATGAAGGAGGACAACACGGCGAGCCAGCTCACGGCCGTCCAGAACGGCGACGTGTACCGCGGCGGCCCGCTCTACCAGGGTCCGATTTCGAACCTCGTCGTGACACAGCGCGCCGCCGAACAGCTCTACGATGTCGAAGAGATGCTCTACGACCCGCAGCGCGTCTCCGACATCGTGACCGGGAACGCCTAA
- a CDS encoding TIGR00296 family protein, protein MSEAQSVHLSFEDGARAVELARDSVEAFVRNGQREQPGSMRDAFYNRTGAFVRLESTRGRGRLRGCAGAHETARELGNGTKQLGHAIVDAAIKAASADSCGSEVEPAELGTIKVSVCTVSNLLLTDNPDEDLELGTHGVAVDGNGQHGWMYPTVPVENDWSVYEYLDRTCRKAGLEPGAWEDDDVMVTLFEGQVFQEREPEGSVEQLSN, encoded by the coding sequence ATGTCCGAGGCCCAGTCAGTCCACCTCTCCTTCGAAGACGGCGCTCGGGCGGTCGAACTCGCACGGGACTCCGTGGAGGCGTTCGTCCGCAACGGGCAGCGAGAACAGCCGGGCAGCATGCGGGACGCGTTCTACAACCGAACGGGCGCGTTCGTCCGGCTCGAATCGACACGCGGCCGCGGCCGGCTCCGGGGGTGTGCGGGGGCACACGAGACGGCCCGGGAGCTCGGGAACGGCACGAAGCAGCTCGGTCACGCCATCGTCGACGCCGCCATCAAGGCCGCGAGCGCCGACTCCTGTGGATCCGAGGTCGAGCCCGCGGAGCTCGGGACGATCAAGGTCTCGGTCTGCACGGTCTCCAACCTCCTCCTCACGGACAACCCGGACGAAGACCTCGAACTCGGCACGCACGGCGTCGCCGTGGACGGGAACGGCCAGCACGGCTGGATGTACCCGACAGTACCCGTGGAGAACGACTGGAGCGTCTACGAATACCTCGACCGCACGTGCCGGAAGGCCGGCCTCGAACCCGGAGCGTGGGAGGACGACGACGTGATGGTGACGCTGTTCGAGGGACAGGTGTTCCAGGAGCGCGAACCGGAAGGAAGCGTCGAGCAGCTCTCGAACTAG
- a CDS encoding valine--tRNA ligase, whose amino-acid sequence MTDVPADYDPDELEPRLQERWLDEETYAYDGDADTAYVIDTPPPYPTGNLHIGHALGWSYMDFAARYHRMQGRDVLFPQGWDCHGLPTEVKVEENEDIHRTDVSRQEFRDLCIEHTNAQIASMKSTMQELGFSQDWNHEFRTMDPEYWGKTQHSFTEMADQGMVYRDEHPVNWCPRCETAIADAEVEPIERDGTLHYVTFPGVGNDDLEIATTRPELMAACVAMAVHPDDDRYDGREDDTFEVPLFGHEVDIIEDDEVDPDFGSGAVMICTFGDKQDVDWWAEYDLDLRAVFTEDGHLNEDAGDYAGLTIDEAKDAIADDLDAEGYLNDTEPTEQSVGACWRCDTPIEILSKEQWFVEVDEDLVLDLAEDVEWIPEHMHDRLVDWAEGMEWDWVISRQRVFATPIPAWECEDCGHWHIADAAETPIDPTEEDPAVGSCPECGATEWTGETDVMDTWMDSSITPLHVSGWPQDIDLDEFEPVSLRPQGHDIIRTWAFYTLLRTGALTGEKPWDDILVNGMVFGPDGNKMSKSRGNVVAPDDAVDEYSADALRQALALGGQPGSDVQFQWKEAKSASRFLTKLWNIFQFASGHFDEDTPDIDAPAYRDADDWILSKLTRVADDVEAEMEAYRFDAALRELREFAWNDLADDYVELAKGRLYNGRPGERDAARHALYTTVSAVTRMLAPFSPHLAEELWTYLPGTEGSVHNAEWPDLEFYDENAESKGGVIAETASDVRAWKSETGRPLNAELDRIELYLETDVEGPIDTYDLSETVNAPVKIESGRPNVELVPVDVDPDDSLIGPEFRSQAGAVIQALQEADPAVIKARKTEGSIPLDLDGETVELDPEMVDIEEDYRAESGEEVAVRETEFGTVLVYP is encoded by the coding sequence ATGACAGACGTTCCAGCGGACTACGACCCCGACGAACTCGAACCGCGCCTCCAAGAGCGATGGCTCGACGAGGAAACCTACGCGTACGACGGCGACGCCGACACCGCGTACGTCATCGACACGCCGCCGCCGTACCCCACGGGGAACCTCCACATCGGGCACGCGCTCGGCTGGAGTTACATGGACTTCGCCGCGCGCTACCACCGCATGCAGGGCCGCGACGTGCTGTTCCCGCAGGGCTGGGACTGCCACGGCCTCCCGACCGAAGTGAAGGTCGAAGAGAACGAGGACATCCACCGCACGGACGTGTCCCGCCAGGAGTTCCGCGACCTCTGCATCGAGCACACCAACGCCCAGATCGCGTCCATGAAGTCGACGATGCAGGAACTCGGGTTCAGTCAGGACTGGAACCACGAGTTCCGGACGATGGACCCCGAGTACTGGGGGAAGACCCAGCACTCCTTCACGGAGATGGCCGATCAGGGCATGGTGTACCGGGACGAACACCCCGTGAACTGGTGTCCGCGCTGCGAGACCGCCATCGCCGACGCGGAAGTCGAACCCATCGAACGCGACGGAACCCTCCACTACGTCACCTTCCCCGGAGTCGGCAACGACGACCTCGAAATCGCCACGACCCGCCCCGAACTGATGGCGGCGTGCGTCGCAATGGCCGTCCACCCCGACGACGACCGGTACGACGGCCGCGAGGACGACACGTTCGAGGTGCCGCTGTTCGGCCACGAAGTCGACATCATCGAGGACGACGAGGTCGACCCCGACTTCGGGTCGGGCGCTGTGATGATCTGTACGTTCGGCGATAAACAGGACGTGGACTGGTGGGCCGAGTACGACCTCGACCTGCGCGCCGTCTTCACGGAGGACGGCCACCTGAACGAGGACGCCGGCGACTACGCCGGCCTCACCATCGACGAGGCGAAGGACGCCATCGCCGACGACCTCGACGCCGAGGGCTACCTGAACGACACCGAACCCACCGAGCAGTCAGTGGGCGCGTGCTGGCGGTGCGACACGCCCATCGAGATTCTCTCGAAGGAACAGTGGTTCGTCGAGGTGGACGAAGACCTCGTGCTCGATCTCGCGGAGGACGTGGAGTGGATTCCCGAGCACATGCACGACCGCCTCGTGGACTGGGCGGAGGGCATGGAGTGGGACTGGGTCATCTCGCGGCAGCGCGTGTTCGCGACGCCGATTCCCGCGTGGGAGTGCGAGGACTGCGGACACTGGCACATCGCGGACGCCGCCGAGACGCCGATCGACCCCACCGAGGAAGACCCCGCCGTCGGAAGTTGCCCGGAATGCGGTGCGACCGAGTGGACGGGCGAGACCGACGTGATGGACACGTGGATGGACTCCTCCATCACGCCACTCCACGTCTCCGGCTGGCCGCAGGACATCGACCTCGACGAGTTCGAACCGGTCTCGCTGCGCCCGCAGGGACACGACATCATCCGGACGTGGGCGTTCTACACGCTCCTCCGCACCGGCGCGCTCACCGGCGAGAAACCCTGGGACGACATCCTCGTGAACGGCATGGTGTTCGGGCCGGACGGCAACAAGATGAGTAAGAGCCGCGGGAACGTCGTCGCGCCCGACGACGCCGTCGACGAGTACTCCGCGGACGCGCTCCGGCAGGCGCTCGCGCTCGGCGGCCAGCCCGGGAGCGACGTGCAGTTCCAGTGGAAGGAAGCGAAGTCCGCGAGCCGCTTTTTGACGAAACTCTGGAACATCTTCCAGTTCGCGAGCGGGCACTTCGACGAGGACACGCCCGACATCGACGCGCCCGCGTACCGGGACGCCGACGACTGGATTCTCTCCAAGCTCACCCGGGTCGCGGACGACGTCGAAGCCGAGATGGAGGCGTACCGGTTCGACGCGGCGCTCCGCGAACTCCGCGAGTTCGCGTGGAACGACCTCGCGGACGACTACGTCGAACTCGCGAAGGGACGCCTCTACAACGGCCGGCCCGGCGAGCGGGACGCCGCCCGGCACGCGCTCTACACCACCGTCTCCGCCGTCACGCGAATGCTCGCGCCGTTCAGCCCCCACCTCGCCGAGGAGCTCTGGACGTACCTTCCCGGCACCGAGGGCAGCGTCCACAACGCCGAGTGGCCCGACCTCGAGTTCTACGACGAGAACGCCGAATCGAAAGGCGGCGTCATCGCCGAGACCGCGAGCGACGTGCGCGCGTGGAAGTCCGAGACCGGCCGCCCGCTGAACGCCGAACTCGACCGCATCGAACTCTACCTCGAAACCGACGTGGAGGGGCCGATCGACACCTACGACCTCTCCGAGACGGTCAACGCCCCCGTGAAAATCGAGTCCGGGCGGCCGAACGTCGAACTCGTCCCCGTCGACGTCGACCCAGACGACTCCCTCATCGGCCCCGAGTTCCGGAGTCAGGCCGGCGCCGTCATCCAGGCGCTCCAGGAAGCCGACCCCGCCGTCATCAAAGCCCGGAAGACCGAGGGCTCGATACCGCTCGACCTCGACGGCGAAACCGTCGAACTCGACCCCGAGATGGTCGACATCGAGGAGGACTACCGCGCCGAATCCGGCGAGGAAGTCGCCGTCCGCGAAACCGAGTTCGGGACGGTGCTCGTCTACCCCTGA
- a CDS encoding aminopeptidase has translation MDDRVREHAETLVDWSARISEGDDVVLSVAEDAHELGVAVAEALGERGANVHTTYGSAEVSRAYLRGHDGDFDENPEFERALYEHADAVLRLGGGRNTAASADVPAETRQAYSKAREGIREARMDTDWVSTVHPTRSLAQQAGMSYEAYRDFVYAAVNRDWQELADEQAKLKEVLDGGEEVRIVSEETDLTMRIDDRVAVNSCASVAYDSHNLPSGEVFTAPYATEGEVLFDVPMTINGKRVRDVHLTFEDGEVVEYAAAQNEDVIREVVETDAGARRLGELGVGMNRGIDRVTDSILFDEKMGGTVHLALGRAYTSNFPDGREGEANDSAVHVDLITDLRTGGRLEVDGETVQKDGVFRWEDGFDG, from the coding sequence ATGGACGACCGAGTGCGGGAGCACGCGGAGACGCTGGTGGACTGGAGCGCGCGAATCAGCGAGGGCGACGACGTGGTGCTCTCGGTGGCGGAGGACGCGCACGAACTGGGCGTCGCGGTCGCGGAAGCGCTCGGGGAGCGCGGCGCGAACGTGCACACGACGTACGGGTCGGCGGAGGTGTCGCGGGCGTACCTCCGCGGTCACGACGGCGACTTCGACGAGAACCCGGAGTTCGAGCGCGCGCTCTACGAGCACGCGGACGCCGTGCTCCGACTGGGCGGCGGCCGGAACACCGCCGCGAGCGCGGACGTTCCGGCGGAGACCCGGCAGGCGTACAGCAAGGCCCGCGAGGGGATTCGGGAGGCCCGCATGGACACCGACTGGGTGAGCACGGTGCACCCGACGCGGTCGCTCGCCCAGCAGGCCGGGATGAGCTACGAGGCCTACCGGGACTTCGTGTACGCGGCTGTGAACCGGGACTGGCAGGAACTCGCGGACGAACAGGCGAAACTCAAGGAGGTTCTGGACGGCGGCGAGGAGGTTCGCATCGTCTCCGAGGAGACGGATCTGACGATGCGCATCGACGACCGGGTCGCCGTGAACTCGTGTGCGAGCGTCGCGTACGATTCGCACAACCTCCCGTCGGGCGAGGTGTTCACCGCGCCGTACGCGACCGAGGGCGAGGTGCTGTTCGACGTGCCGATGACCATCAACGGCAAGCGCGTGCGGGACGTGCACCTGACGTTCGAGGACGGCGAGGTCGTCGAGTACGCCGCGGCGCAGAACGAGGACGTCATCCGGGAGGTCGTGGAGACGGACGCGGGCGCACGTCGGCTCGGCGAACTCGGCGTCGGGATGAACCGCGGCATCGACCGCGTAACCGATAGCATCCTGTTCGACGAGAAGATGGGCGGGACGGTTCACCTCGCGCTCGGCCGGGCGTACACGTCGAACTTCCCGGACGGCCGGGAGGGCGAAGCGAACGACTCCGCGGTGCACGTCGACCTCATCACGGACCTCCGGACGGGCGGCCGCCTCGAAGTGGACGGCGAGACCGTGCAGAAGGACGGCGTGTTCCGGTGGGAGGACGGCTTCGACGGCTGA
- a CDS encoding Hvo_1808 family surface protein, with protein sequence MNTRLAVVLGLACLLALAGCASAPTDDPTLVGATDGPADPASDRLGWEEGYWYNESLPVTVSDGLNATEQDAVVHRAMARVEHVRRIEFEADVPVSVISRETYREQTGGGSGGSGSGSVTFDDVRYEALFLVGETRSGSEQSSETTSSSVAGYYSPSADRIVVISDTATPVLSETTLGHELVHALQYRNFDLGFSGSTLEARSAALGLIEGDAELVAQRYERRCGGDWECVSQPASSGGSGGSDGGSSGSGLHYGIYFTQYFPYSDGPGFVESVLEDGGWDAVAGLYENPPKSAEQVAQPGAYGVDEPTAVGLQDRSDGEWTRLTPSRGAPYAEFGVAGLTGMLAYPAYESSMDDTAPRRYVLSPNEFLNLNAQGNVDSSDPLNYTTTPVDGWDGDKLYAYKNSGDAAYVWKSVWDSPRDARQFAATYRDLLAYWGAQSRGNGVYAIPDGASAFADAFYVSTSGDTVTIVNAPTVGELDDVHAGTPTS encoded by the coding sequence GTGAACACTCGGCTCGCCGTCGTCCTCGGACTCGCGTGCCTGCTCGCGCTCGCGGGCTGTGCGAGCGCGCCGACGGACGACCCCACGCTCGTCGGCGCGACGGACGGACCCGCGGATCCCGCGTCCGACCGACTGGGCTGGGAGGAAGGCTACTGGTACAACGAATCGCTCCCCGTCACCGTCTCGGACGGCCTGAACGCGACCGAGCAGGACGCGGTCGTTCACCGCGCGATGGCGCGCGTCGAACACGTCCGGAGAATCGAGTTCGAGGCGGACGTACCCGTCTCCGTCATCAGTCGCGAGACGTATCGCGAGCAGACCGGCGGCGGCAGTGGCGGATCGGGCTCCGGCAGCGTGACGTTCGACGACGTGCGCTACGAGGCCTTGTTCCTCGTCGGCGAGACACGGAGTGGGAGCGAGCAGTCCTCGGAGACCACGTCGTCGAGCGTCGCTGGCTACTACAGCCCGAGCGCCGACCGCATCGTCGTCATCAGCGACACCGCGACGCCCGTGCTCTCCGAGACGACGCTCGGGCACGAACTCGTGCACGCGCTCCAGTACCGGAACTTCGACCTCGGCTTCTCGGGCTCCACGCTGGAAGCGCGGAGCGCCGCGCTCGGCCTCATCGAGGGCGACGCCGAACTCGTCGCGCAGCGCTACGAACGGCGCTGCGGCGGCGACTGGGAGTGCGTCAGCCAGCCCGCCTCCTCCGGCGGCAGCGGCGGGAGCGACGGCGGGTCGAGCGGGAGCGGCCTGCACTACGGCATCTACTTCACGCAGTACTTCCCGTACAGCGACGGCCCCGGATTCGTCGAGTCCGTTCTGGAGGACGGCGGCTGGGACGCCGTCGCCGGCCTCTACGAGAATCCGCCGAAGAGCGCGGAGCAGGTCGCCCAGCCCGGGGCGTACGGCGTGGACGAACCCACCGCCGTCGGCCTCCAGGATCGCTCCGACGGCGAGTGGACGCGGCTCACGCCGTCGCGGGGCGCGCCCTACGCCGAGTTCGGCGTCGCCGGTCTCACCGGGATGCTCGCGTATCCCGCCTACGAGTCCTCGATGGACGACACCGCGCCTCGGCGGTACGTCCTCAGCCCGAACGAGTTCCTGAACCTGAACGCGCAGGGGAACGTCGATTCGTCCGACCCCCTCAACTACACGACGACGCCCGTCGACGGCTGGGACGGCGACAAGCTCTACGCGTACAAAAATAGCGGCGACGCCGCGTACGTCTGGAAGTCCGTCTGGGACTCCCCGCGGGACGCCCGGCAGTTCGCCGCGACCTACCGCGACCTCCTCGCGTACTGGGGCGCGCAATCCCGGGGGAACGGCGTCTACGCGATTCCGGACGGCGCGAGCGCGTTCGCGGACGCCTTCTACGTCTCCACTTCCGGCGATACGGTGACCATCGTGAACGCGCCGACGGTCGGCGAACTGGACGACGTGCACGCCGGCACCCCCACGTCGTAG
- a CDS encoding Hvo_1808 family surface protein: MDRRLLAVALVAMVALAGCQSPFSSEATTPAPTGTDATTTHPTNTDGTTTDEYADPETDRLGWEGGRWYDEPVQVDRSDGLNDTELAAVVNRSMARVEQIRELEFERAVPVSIITRAEFRNQTRSGGEPPRNASLHQNVKWEAVFMTGENESAIAAQRSNTAGSVGGYYSPSEDRIVIVSDSENPQMNEVTLAQELFHALQDQRFNITRYDQSTTESHNAIDGIIEGDGNYVDYLYEQRCTDDWNCLLPQSSGGGGSAADLHVGMYAITFQPYSDGPPFVQQLRERGGWEAVNAVYENPPASTEQTIHPATYGEDAPTEVTVADTSTAEWSVPELGPNSVDYAEFGEAGMYVALWYQSYVASNEASAPRTVAVPYRDFFSASGELDAYNYAHEMTAGWDGDKLVPYVREGSAETNETGYVWKSVWDSPQDAQEFVEGYRAVLDHLGATEVSANTYRIPDGKYADAFSIQVSGNTVTIVNAPTVGELDDVHETA, from the coding sequence ATGGACCGCCGACTACTCGCCGTCGCCCTGGTCGCGATGGTCGCCCTCGCGGGCTGTCAGAGCCCCTTCTCTTCCGAGGCGACGACGCCAGCGCCGACCGGTACGGACGCGACGACGACCCACCCGACGAACACGGACGGCACGACGACCGACGAGTACGCCGACCCCGAGACCGACCGCCTCGGCTGGGAGGGCGGCCGCTGGTACGACGAACCCGTTCAGGTCGACCGCTCGGACGGCCTGAACGACACCGAACTCGCCGCGGTCGTCAACCGGTCGATGGCGCGCGTCGAGCAGATCCGAGAACTGGAGTTCGAGCGGGCGGTTCCGGTCTCCATCATCACGCGCGCCGAGTTCCGGAACCAGACGCGGTCGGGCGGTGAGCCGCCGCGGAACGCGAGCCTCCACCAGAACGTGAAGTGGGAGGCCGTGTTCATGACGGGCGAGAACGAGAGCGCTATCGCCGCGCAGCGCTCGAACACCGCCGGGAGCGTCGGCGGCTACTACAGTCCGAGCGAAGACCGCATCGTCATCGTCTCCGACAGCGAGAACCCCCAGATGAACGAGGTGACGCTCGCTCAGGAGCTCTTCCACGCGCTCCAAGACCAGCGGTTCAACATCACGCGCTACGACCAGTCCACGACCGAATCCCACAACGCAATCGACGGCATCATCGAGGGCGACGGGAACTACGTGGACTACCTCTACGAACAGCGCTGTACGGACGACTGGAACTGCCTGCTGCCGCAGTCCTCCGGCGGCGGTGGGTCGGCGGCCGACCTCCACGTCGGCATGTACGCCATCACGTTCCAGCCGTACAGCGACGGCCCGCCGTTCGTCCAGCAGCTCCGCGAGCGCGGCGGCTGGGAGGCCGTGAACGCCGTCTACGAGAACCCGCCGGCGAGCACGGAGCAGACCATCCACCCCGCGACGTACGGCGAGGACGCGCCCACCGAGGTGACCGTCGCGGACACGAGCACCGCGGAGTGGTCGGTGCCCGAACTCGGCCCGAACAGCGTCGACTACGCGGAGTTCGGTGAGGCCGGGATGTACGTCGCGCTCTGGTACCAGAGCTACGTCGCGTCCAACGAGGCGAGCGCCCCGCGAACCGTCGCCGTTCCCTACCGGGACTTCTTCTCCGCGTCCGGCGAACTCGACGCGTACAACTACGCGCACGAGATGACGGCCGGCTGGGACGGCGACAAACTCGTGCCGTACGTCCGCGAGGGCTCCGCCGAGACGAACGAGACCGGCTACGTCTGGAAGTCCGTCTGGGACTCCCCGCAGGACGCTCAGGAGTTCGTCGAGGGCTACCGCGCCGTCCTCGACCACCTCGGCGCGACCGAGGTCTCCGCGAACACCTACCGGATTCCGGACGGGAAGTACGCGGACGCGTTCTCCATCCAGGTCTCCGGGAACACCGTGACTATCGTGAACGCGCCGACCGTCGGCGAACTCGACGACGTTCACGAGACCGCCTGA
- a CDS encoding nicotinate phosphoribosyltransferase, with protein sequence MSESHGFDIVPTDAIADGRATDAYFDRTLETLEYAGKNPRVVAEVTADQFPTGEFELFAGVKDAAHLLAGRPIDVDALPEGTLFDGGPVLRIEGRYRDFARYETSLLGFLSHASGVATAALDARRAAPASQVLSFGARHVHPSIAAMIERAALLAGLDGFSHAAAGDVLGREASGTMPHALVIAFGAGHQEAAWRAFDDAVPPEVPRVALVDTYSDEKDEAIRAADALGDALDSIRLDTTGSRRGNFEHIIREVRWELDARGRDDVGVFVSGGLGPSDLEELREYVQGFGVGGYVSNADPVDFALDIVERDGEPCAKRGKLSGKKDVYRTDDGGHEVALAGRGPDGAESLLRPLIRDGELVREFDLDESREHVREDVERVF encoded by the coding sequence ATGAGTGAGTCCCACGGCTTCGACATCGTGCCCACGGACGCCATCGCCGACGGCCGTGCGACGGACGCGTACTTCGACCGGACGCTCGAAACCCTCGAATACGCCGGGAAGAACCCTCGGGTCGTCGCGGAAGTCACCGCCGACCAGTTCCCGACCGGGGAGTTCGAGCTGTTCGCGGGCGTGAAGGACGCCGCCCACCTCCTCGCCGGCCGTCCAATCGACGTAGACGCGCTCCCCGAAGGAACGCTGTTCGACGGCGGCCCCGTCCTGCGCATCGAGGGCCGGTATCGCGACTTCGCGCGCTACGAGACGAGTCTCCTCGGTTTCCTCTCTCACGCGTCCGGGGTCGCAACCGCCGCGCTCGACGCCCGCCGCGCCGCCCCCGCGTCCCAAGTGCTCAGTTTCGGCGCGCGCCACGTCCATCCGAGCATCGCCGCGATGATAGAGCGCGCCGCCCTCCTCGCGGGCCTCGACGGCTTCAGTCACGCCGCCGCCGGCGACGTTCTGGGCCGCGAGGCGTCCGGGACGATGCCGCACGCGCTCGTCATCGCGTTCGGCGCGGGCCATCAGGAAGCGGCGTGGCGCGCGTTCGACGACGCCGTCCCGCCCGAGGTGCCGCGGGTCGCCCTCGTCGACACGTACTCCGACGAGAAGGACGAAGCCATCCGCGCCGCCGACGCGCTCGGGGACGCCCTCGACAGCATCCGCCTCGACACCACCGGCAGCAGGCGCGGGAACTTCGAACACATCATCCGCGAAGTCCGCTGGGAACTCGACGCCCGCGGCCGCGACGACGTGGGCGTATTCGTCAGCGGCGGCCTCGGCCCCAGCGACCTCGAAGAACTCCGCGAGTACGTCCAGGGGTTCGGCGTCGGCGGCTACGTCTCGAACGCCGATCCCGTCGACTTCGCGCTCGACATCGTCGAACGCGACGGCGAGCCCTGCGCGAAACGCGGGAAGCTCTCCGGGAAGAAAGACGTCTACCGCACCGACGACGGCGGGCACGAAGTCGCGCTCGCCGGCCGCGGCCCCGACGGCGCGGAGTCACTCCTCCGGCCGCTGATTCGGGACGGCGAACTGGTCAGGGAGTTCGACCTCGACGAGTCGCGAGAACACGTCCGCGAGGACGTCGAACGAGTCTTCTAG
- a CDS encoding cation diffusion facilitator family transporter — translation MSDHGHDHSGHDHDDGTDHASGGANMRGLAIALGINTAFFAVELAGALYADSLTLLADAVHMITDSASIALALFAAWVAARPADEKRTYGYQRAELLGALANGVFLVLVVLYILYDAVQRFQNPQPVKPLVVVAIGVFGLAANLAAAYAIHGGRENLNVKGAYLHLLADAAGSVAAIVLGVALYYTDYHVLDPLFAVLIAALVLYSAKDLLAESVHLLLQGTPGDVDIDAITRHLCSLDGVTDAHDVHVWALSSDEYALSAHVVVTADADRDAVLDACQHDLAHEFGIDHATLQLERPDGSCETADIDCYSAE, via the coding sequence ATGAGCGACCACGGTCACGACCACTCGGGTCACGACCACGACGACGGAACCGACCACGCGTCCGGGGGCGCGAACATGCGCGGACTCGCCATCGCGCTCGGCATCAACACCGCGTTCTTCGCGGTCGAACTCGCCGGCGCGCTCTACGCGGACTCCCTCACGCTCCTCGCGGACGCCGTCCACATGATAACGGACTCCGCGAGCATCGCGCTCGCGCTGTTCGCCGCGTGGGTCGCCGCGCGGCCCGCCGACGAGAAACGCACCTACGGCTATCAGCGGGCCGAACTCCTCGGCGCGCTCGCGAACGGCGTCTTCCTCGTCCTCGTCGTCCTCTATATCCTCTACGACGCCGTGCAACGCTTCCAGAACCCGCAGCCCGTGAAACCCCTCGTCGTCGTCGCCATCGGCGTCTTCGGCCTCGCCGCGAACCTCGCCGCCGCCTACGCCATCCACGGCGGCCGCGAGAACCTCAACGTCAAGGGCGCGTACCTCCACCTCCTCGCCGACGCCGCCGGCAGCGTCGCGGCTATCGTCCTCGGCGTCGCGCTCTACTACACCGACTACCACGTCCTCGACCCGCTCTTCGCGGTGCTCATCGCCGCGCTCGTCCTCTACTCCGCGAAAGACCTCCTCGCCGAGAGCGTCCACCTCCTCCTCCAGGGAACCCCCGGCGACGTCGACATCGACGCCATCACCCGCCACCTCTGCAGTCTCGACGGCGTCACCGACGCCCACGACGTCCACGTCTGGGCGCTCTCCTCCGACGAGTACGCGCTCAGCGCGCACGTCGTCGTCACCGCGGACGCCGACCGCGACGCCGTGCTCGACGCGTGCCAGCACGACCTCGCCCACGAGTTCGGCATCGACCACGCCACCCTCCAACTCGAACGCCCCGACGGCTCGTGCGAAACAGCCGACATCGACTGCTACAGCGCCGAATAG